In a genomic window of Deltaproteobacteria bacterium:
- a CDS encoding aromatic ring-hydroxylating dioxygenase subunit alpha, which translates to MLKNFWYACEFSSRVTTSPTPLMLLGEKLVLYRRSSGEVVCLRDKCVHRGDELSRGRVINDCLACPYHGWQYDESGACVHIPSNTEGQSISKKAKVKSYPTQENYGFIWVFMGDLPEAERPPIPELPEYGQPGWRTFEFDWLLKGHYTRVAENAIDVSHLPFLHSETYGEEQNPLFALEDFEEGEWGGQGKYRHATMVPGILRLRWPKPLDSVTTFTYHLPNITSTRADIVYGTVLLFMSHVPVSATETKIMYLCMRNFYTWPIFDGFVKKGAMNIFLEDQESIEKQHPFRAPLNFAEELHVKADLLPLALRKLRRRCAKKGWCIEEPIEEKGEGNG; encoded by the coding sequence GTGCTAAAGAACTTCTGGTATGCCTGTGAATTCAGTTCACGGGTTACAACATCCCCAACGCCATTGATGTTGCTTGGAGAGAAGCTTGTCCTTTATCGGCGTTCAAGTGGTGAAGTTGTTTGCTTACGAGATAAATGTGTTCACCGCGGGGATGAACTCTCCCGAGGCCGAGTGATTAACGACTGTTTGGCTTGCCCTTATCATGGGTGGCAATACGACGAGTCTGGTGCTTGTGTTCACATTCCGTCCAATACCGAAGGGCAAAGCATCTCGAAAAAGGCTAAGGTTAAATCTTATCCTACCCAGGAGAATTACGGTTTCATCTGGGTCTTTATGGGAGATTTGCCTGAGGCGGAAAGACCCCCCATCCCAGAGCTGCCTGAGTATGGCCAACCTGGTTGGCGAACGTTTGAATTTGATTGGTTACTCAAGGGTCATTATACGCGAGTTGCAGAAAACGCGATTGATGTTTCGCATTTACCATTTTTGCATTCTGAGACTTACGGCGAAGAACAAAACCCCCTTTTCGCGCTTGAAGACTTTGAAGAGGGTGAGTGGGGAGGCCAAGGTAAGTATCGGCATGCCACCATGGTTCCGGGAATTCTGAGATTGCGGTGGCCTAAGCCTTTGGATTCTGTAACAACCTTTACCTATCACCTCCCGAATATCACCAGCACAAGAGCCGATATTGTTTACGGTACGGTTTTGCTTTTCATGTCGCACGTACCTGTGAGTGCAACGGAAACGAAGATTATGTATTTGTGCATGCGTAACTTTTACACGTGGCCGATTTTCGATGGCTTTGTGAAAAAGGGGGCCATGAATATTTTTCTCGAAGACCAGGAATCCATTGAGAAGCAGCACCCATTTCGAGCCCCGCTTAATTTCGCGGAAGAATTGCATGTAAAAGCTGATTTGTTGCCACTTGCGCTGCGCAAGCTACGGCGACGCTGTGCCAAAAAAGGCTGGTGTATCGAAGAGCCGATTGAAGAAAAGGGTGAAGGCAATGGCTGA